In the genome of Phlebotomus papatasi isolate M1 chromosome 2, Ppap_2.1, whole genome shotgun sequence, one region contains:
- the LOC129804858 gene encoding odorant receptor 33a-like, whose amino-acid sequence MSLAFFGFEIMAASDILYDYISANKDRIQEDPDFLKIITLKYCDIVDNINRFNDIISLSNLVQFVTSAFLMFGVFFFIRLNPRNPVAHFMATNVLIQLFLPCVFGEFVKIKMERLSTTLYLTNWHDFDLRNQKSFLIVLGMTHGEYGLRAAGMYDVNIYTFIKIVKMASSWCAFIFTLEITNVNAV is encoded by the exons ATGTCCTTAGCTTTTTTCGGTTTTGAAATTATGGCAGCATCAGACATTCTCTATGATTATATTTCCGCAAACAAAGATCGGATTCAGGAAGATCCAGactttctcaaaattattaCACTAAAATACTGTGATATCGTGGACAATATCAACCGTTTTAACGACATCATCTCCTTATCAAACCTCGTACAATTTGTAACTAGTGCTTTTCTAATGTTTGGAGTCTTTTTCTTCATTCGTTTAAACCCACGAAATCCAGTTGCACATTTTATGGCTACAAATGTTCTCATTCAATTGTTCTTACCTTGTGTATTTGGGGAATTCGTTAAAATCAAAATGGAAAGGCTATCGACAACTTTGTATTTGACTAATTGGCATGATTTCGATTTGAGAAATCAGAAGTCCTTTCTAATTGTCCTGGGAATGACTCATGGAGAATATGGATTAAGGGCTGCAGGGATGTACGATGTCAATATCTACACATTCATTAAg ATCGTGAAGATGGCTTCATCGTGGTGTGCATTTATCTTTACGCTAGAAATCACCAATGTTAATgcagtttaa